One Phycisphaeraceae bacterium genomic window, CGATATTCAAGCTCGACCTCAAGCGTATCGCCGACATGAAAATCGCTCGCGGATAAAACCCCAAAGCCTGTTGCGCTGACATCGACTAATTGGCACATGCCGTCGCCTGCGACGCGGGCTGGAATCTTTGTTGTCCCAACAGACACGCGCAACGACTCGCGGTTCTCTGCGGAGATCGGCTCACCCGTGCAGGTGAACGCAACCAGCGGTTTTTGACCTTCCTGACAGGGCAGAATCGCCTGCACTACGACTGCCTGCTGAAGGAACTGCCGATTCGTCTGGGCGTGGGCAAAAGCATTCGCACCGACTTCGACTGCGAGCGGCTCGTCAAACTGCGCAACAAATGACTCGCTGTCGCACTCGACGATCAGTCCTTGAATCAGGACGCGATCCCTTGACTCTGCCTGCGGGTCGGGAATCCAGATAAATACGTCTCGGTGTTGCATGAGCATGATGGTGCCTCCGAACCGCGCCTCCAACATTATCGGCGGGATTCGCAGGGCTATTCATGCGACGACAAACAGGGGCAAGGATTGGAAAAGAGCACCGCTTAAACGTGATATCTGATCCGCGAAATATCTGGATTTCACGGTTACTGGAGGTCTAGCTGCAGGTTTTATTTGCCGGACAGCAC contains:
- a CDS encoding PilZ domain-containing protein — its product is MLMQHRDVFIWIPDPQAESRDRVLIQGLIVECDSESFVAQFDEPLAVEVGANAFAHAQTNRQFLQQAVVVQAILPCQEGQKPLVAFTCTGEPISAENRESLRVSVGTTKIPARVAGDGMCQLVDVSATGFGVLSASDFHVGDTLEVELEYREIACAGKARVQNMMETGSRMKRYGFHAVEAPRGHGQNGLQAGLGLIAAAIQKDQLRRLAGA